One stretch of Ooceraea biroi isolate clonal line C1 chromosome 4, Obir_v5.4, whole genome shotgun sequence DNA includes these proteins:
- the LOC105282637 gene encoding formin-J isoform X4: protein MASDEKWYFTKEQLANSPSKRCGIDADKELSYRQQAANFIQDMGQRLVVSQLCINTAIVYMHRFYVFHSLTQFHRNAIAVAALFLAAKVEEQPRKLEHVIKMAYMCLHRDQPPPDSRSEQFLEQAQDLVFNENVLLQTLGFDVAIDHPHTHVVRCCQLVKASKDLAQTSYFMASNSLHLTTMCLQYKPTVVACFCIHLACKWSNWEIPQSTEGRQWFWYVDRTVTSEQLAQLTSEFLHIFDKCPSRLKRKIMSISANQSPIIHQPSLPNSPFDAEPHKIQSPVMTMMDGISHSSRSHHMQPEKQEKQDEKKAGATVGPSTSRAAVDYREYREKKERERLEREKAAAAAIGGGHLVDPKHHSHHHKPVTNPSVPSKHQMPSVQKGTTLHHNHHHRPDMKVGQPVQPQRHSISSQPREPNRDPSRQRLPREPNVGVAHSSHAHVNLDSSSSESALHRTDGASQDLASSMHTNLQEKLSNNNHSGHRLNALDSKHQQHDKRMYRGEDPRLKSAKYADMNRIENQRRKAETLEQRCEEVRKLIEKPLPPPKQVDVPYLMNAQQKQQQPHHSKYSQQAQDKSQGVPMSGDVKHATGQNALPQDKSPVSTLSSQALQKTVPAKAQIHNPHTTQGVSQILKDTIKNGSQSSLSSMDDPKSEKRSRTAVHETAEKNSAERNSAEIQQQSSHVHTPPSKHRSLFSPETPTPREPHVQRPKSKQKTPPSVVKIKQEPRASPFASPSTSQDSVVAKRPIGDSVASSHKRLRTSSIGESEPPIKIKTEIKIEDASSLEAMKLLGRVPDLIQPIRDNSSLSSNGRSSGASLVMNDLNLPELNKPFEPDTLRFNAMTQHKVSSMNVHALTNGIDLNIVKQESLEHCKKEPLEHYSRKETSGHRVPEPLHPHLQSKLEYTSPMKSAQSISALLQETLAPMPSLLQGLQQHTQVPAPQMHQELQQQQQQQHHHHLQQHQQQQSISHSLMDHQLPMTTQCLSVPTTSDNLTPIASTVDISALSCVPMTQSSGSTTECVLPTTSASTTVVVVPPAEEKRSEHHKSEKKKKKEKHKHKDKDKSKEKHKHKHKDKDKEKHREKKVKGKSEETPTAARIKITIPKDKLNLSTESSPNVNSGSGTSTGMSDKNISSQSTRLKIKIPKDRLKSNDGASASSPAQPAVMQGPLKIKIRTDGIPRSSAAAQPSLPPLPPQSSSSSSSVSTHLTSTIESSANETNRKRALVEPTGDNSTISGCTPAKKQPLMPPTSYSQGHRPGERQNGRHYNSGSNNKERHTSSHHKNSNKLPQSQQSHTT, encoded by the exons atggcGTCTGACGAAAAATGGTACTTCACGAAGGAGCAACTCGCAAACTCACCGAGCAAGAGATGCGGTATCGACGCAGACAAGGAGCTGAGCTACAGGCAACAAGCGGCGAACTTCATTCAGGACATGGGACAACGGCTCGTGGT atCCCAGTTGTGCATCAACACAGCCATAGTTTATATGCACAGATTTTATGTGTTCCATTCACTGACACAATTTCATCGCAATGCCATCGCAGTAGCAGCCCTTTTTTTGGCAGCAAAGGTAGAGGAGCAGCCGAGGAAGTTAGAACATGTTATCAAAATGGCATATATGTGTCTTCACAGAGATCAACCACCTCCTGATAGCAGATCTGAA cAATTTCTCGAGCAGGCTCAAGATCTAGTATTTAATGAGAATGTCCTTTTACAAACATTAGGATTTGATGTTGCCATTGATCATCCACACACACATGTAGTAAGGTGTTGTCAGTTGGTCAAAG caAGCAAGGACTTAGCTCAAACTTCATACTTCATGGCATCTAACAG CTTACATTTGACAACAATGTGTCTACAATATAAACCAACAGTTGTAGCCTGTTTTTGCATACATCTTGCGTGCAAATGGTCAAACTGGGAG ATACCACAAAGCACCGAAGGAAGGCAATGGTTTTGGTACGTGGATAGAACTGTAACTTCGGAACAGCTCGCGCAACTCACCAGTGAATTTCTTCACATATTCGACAAGTGCCCATCgagattaaagagaaaaatcatGAGCATATCTGCAAACCAAAGTCCAATCATACATCAACCAAGTCTACCAAATTCTCCATTT GATGCCGAGCCACACAAAATACAATCTCCGGTAATGACAATGATGGATGGTATCTCTCATTCGAGTCGTTCTCATCATATGCAACCGGAGAAACAGGAGAAGCAGGATGAGAAGAAAGCCGGAGCCACTGTGGGACCATCGACGTCGAGAGCAGCTGTAGATTATCGAGAGTATCGCGAGAAAAAGGAGCGGGAGCGCTTGGAGCGCGAGAAGGCAGCAGCTGCGGCGATTGGAGGCGGTCACCTTGTCGACCCGAAACATCATTCGCATCACCATAAACCCGTGACGAACCCGAGTGTGCCGAGTAAGCATCAGATGCCATCGGTGCAGAAAGGAACCACTCTTCATCATAATCATCATCACCGACCAGATATGAAAGTTGGTCAGCCAGTGCAACCACAGAGACATTCGATCAGTAGTCAACCCAGAGAACCCAACCGTGATCCCAGTAGGCAACGATTGCCGAGAGAACCAAACGTTGGTGTGGCTCATTCGTCACACGCTCATGTCAATTTAGATAGTTCCTCATCCGAGTCCGCATTGCATAGGACAGACGGCGCTTCGCAAGACCTCGCATCCTCGATGCACACCAATCTGCAGGAGAAGCTGAGTAATAACAATCACAGTGGTCATAGATTAAATGCACTCGACAGCAAGCATCAGCAGCACGACAAGAGGATGTATCGGGGCGAGGATCCAAGGCTTAAATCTGCAAAGTACGCGGACATGAACAGAATCGAGAATCAACGACGAAAGGCGGAGACGTTGGAGCAGAGGTGCGAGGAGGTGCGGAAGCTGATTGAGAAACCGCTACCACCACCGAAGCAGGTGGATGTACCGTACTTGATGAATGCGCAGcagaagcagcagcagccacATCACTCCAAGTACAGTCAGCAAGCGCAAGATAAGTCGCAGGGTGTCCCAATGTCGGGCGACGTGAAACACGCCACCGGCCAGAACGCGCTCCCGCAAGATAAATCACCCGTGTCGACGTTGTCGTCGCAAGCGCTGCAAAAGACTGTTCCCGCGAAGGCGCAAATTCATAATCCACATACGACGCAAGGTGTGTCTCAGATCCTGAAGGATACCATCAAGAATGGTTCCCAGTCGAGTCTCAGCAGCATGGACGATCCGAAGTCGGAGAAGCGATCGCGGACGGCCGTACACGAAACGGCTGAGAAGAACAGCGCCGAGAGAAATTCTGCTGAGATTCAACAACAGAGCTCTCACGTACACACGCCGCCCAGCAAGCACAGATCGCTCTTCAGCCCGGAGACACCGACCCCGCGGGAACCGCACGTCCAGAGGCCTAAATCGAAGCAAAAGACGCCACCCTCCGTGGTGAAGATAAAACAGGAGCCGCGTGCATCACCGTTTGCAAGCCCCTCGACTTCGCAAGACTCGGTAGTAGCGAAACGGCCGATCGGAGACAGTGTGGCGTCTTCGCACAAGAGGCTTCGCACGTCGAGCATCGGCGAGAGTGAGCcgccgataaaaataaaaacggaaATCAAGATTGAGGATGCTTCCAGTCTGGAGGCGATGAAGTTACTCGGTCGTGTGCCTGATCTAATTCAGCCGATACGTGATAATTCTTCGTTGTCATCGAATGGTAGGAGCAGCGGTGCATCGTTGGTGATGAACGATCTGAATCTGCCGGAGCTTAACAAACCATTCGAGCCAGATACGCTTCGTTTCAACGCGATGACGCAACACAAGGTCTCGTCAATGAACGTGCACGCGCTGACGAATGGTATCGATCTTAATATAGTTAAACAAGAGTCTCTAGAACATTGCAAGAAGGAGCCTTTAGAACATTATTCGAGGAAGGAGACATCAGGACACAGAGTCCCGGAACCGTTGCATCCTCATCTACAGTCGAAGCTGGAATACACGTCGCCGATGAAGTCCGCACAAAGTATAAGCGCGTTGCTTCAGGAGACTCTGGCACCGATGCCATCATTGTTGCAAGGCCTACAACAACATACTCAAGTACCTGCTCCGCAAATGCATCAAGAgctgcagcagcaacaacagcagcagcatcatCATCACTTGCAGCAACACCAGCAGCAGCAATCCATTTCTCATTCATTGATGGATCATCAGCTGCCAATGACAACTCAATGCTTGTCCGTGCCGACCACGAGTGATAATCTCACGCCAATTGCTTCGACTGTAGACATCAGCGCTCTTTCCTGCGTACCGATGACGCAATCAAGCGGCAGTACGACAGAATGTGTATTGCCAACAACCTCAGCCTCTACGACGGTGGTCGTGGTTCCGCCGGCAGAGGAGAAGAGATCGGAACACCACAAaagcgagaagaagaagaagaaggagaaacaTAAGCACAAGGATAAGGATAAGAGTAAAGAAAAGCATAAGCACAAACACAAGGATAAGGACAAGGAGAAACATCGAGAAAAGAAGGTAAAAGGGAAGAGCGAGGAGACACCGACAGCGGCGCGCATCAAGATCACTATACCCAAGGACAAGCTGAATCTGAGCACCGAATCGTCGCCGAATGTAAATAGCGGGAGCGGCACTAGCACTGGTATGTCGGACAAGAACATATCGTCGCAGAGCACACGATTGAAAATCAAGATCCCGAAGGATCGGCTCAAGAGTAACGACGGCGCGTCCGCTTCGTCGCCCGCGCAGCCCGCGGTGATGCAGGGCCCGCTCAAGATCAAAATACGTACCGACGGGATTCCGAGGAGCTCGGCAGCGGCGCAGCCGTCATTGCCGCCGCTCCCACCGCAGTCATCATCCTCATCATCGAGCGTCTCCACGCACCTGACATCGACCATCGAGTCGTCCGCGAATGAAACGAATCGGAAACGCGCGCTGGTCGAGCCGACCGGCGACAATTCGACGATCAGCGGATGCACGCCCGCGAAAAAGCAGCCGCTGATGCCGCCGACAAGTTACAGCCAGGGCCATCGACCCGGAGAAAGGCAGAACGGCAGGCACTATAACTCCGGCAGCAATAATAAG GAGAGACACACGTCCAGCCATCACAAAAACTCCAACAAGCTGCCGCAGTCGCAACAGTCCCACACGACGTAG
- the LOC105282637 gene encoding formin-J isoform X3: MASDEKWYFTKEQLANSPSKRCGIDADKELSYRQQAANFIQDMGQRLVVSQLCINTAIVYMHRFYVFHSLTQFHRNAIAVAALFLAAKVEEQPRKLEHVIKMAYMCLHRDQPPPDSRSEQFLEQAQDLVFNENVLLQTLGFDVAIDHPHTHVVRCCQLVKGKASKDLAQTSYFMASNSLHLTTMCLQYKPTVVACFCIHLACKWSNWEIPQSTEGRQWFWYVDRTVTSEQLAQLTSEFLHIFDKCPSRLKRKIMSISANQSPIIHQPSLPNSPFDAEPHKIQSPVMTMMDGISHSSRSHHMQPEKQEKQDEKKAGATVGPSTSRAAVDYREYREKKERERLEREKAAAAAIGGGHLVDPKHHSHHHKPVTNPSVPSKHQMPSVQKGTTLHHNHHHRPDMKVGQPVQPQRHSISSQPREPNRDPSRQRLPREPNVGVAHSSHAHVNLDSSSSESALHRTDGASQDLASSMHTNLQEKLSNNNHSGHRLNALDSKHQQHDKRMYRGEDPRLKSAKYADMNRIENQRRKAETLEQRCEEVRKLIEKPLPPPKQVDVPYLMNAQQKQQQPHHSKYSQQAQDKSQGVPMSGDVKHATGQNALPQDKSPVSTLSSQALQKTVPAKAQIHNPHTTQGVSQILKDTIKNGSQSSLSSMDDPKSEKRSRTAVHETAEKNSAERNSAEIQQQSSHVHTPPSKHRSLFSPETPTPREPHVQRPKSKQKTPPSVVKIKQEPRASPFASPSTSQDSVVAKRPIGDSVASSHKRLRTSSIGESEPPIKIKTEIKIEDASSLEAMKLLGRVPDLIQPIRDNSSLSSNGRSSGASLVMNDLNLPELNKPFEPDTLRFNAMTQHKVSSMNVHALTNGIDLNIVKQESLEHCKKEPLEHYSRKETSGHRVPEPLHPHLQSKLEYTSPMKSAQSISALLQETLAPMPSLLQGLQQHTQVPAPQMHQELQQQQQQQHHHHLQQHQQQQSISHSLMDHQLPMTTQCLSVPTTSDNLTPIASTVDISALSCVPMTQSSGSTTECVLPTTSASTTVVVVPPAEEKRSEHHKSEKKKKKEKHKHKDKDKSKEKHKHKHKDKDKEKHREKKVKGKSEETPTAARIKITIPKDKLNLSTESSPNVNSGSGTSTGMSDKNISSQSTRLKIKIPKDRLKSNDGASASSPAQPAVMQGPLKIKIRTDGIPRSSAAAQPSLPPLPPQSSSSSSSVSTHLTSTIESSANETNRKRALVEPTGDNSTISGCTPAKKQPLMPPTSYSQGHRPGERQNGRHYNSGSNNKERHTSSHHKNSNKLPQSQQSHTT; encoded by the exons atggcGTCTGACGAAAAATGGTACTTCACGAAGGAGCAACTCGCAAACTCACCGAGCAAGAGATGCGGTATCGACGCAGACAAGGAGCTGAGCTACAGGCAACAAGCGGCGAACTTCATTCAGGACATGGGACAACGGCTCGTGGT atCCCAGTTGTGCATCAACACAGCCATAGTTTATATGCACAGATTTTATGTGTTCCATTCACTGACACAATTTCATCGCAATGCCATCGCAGTAGCAGCCCTTTTTTTGGCAGCAAAGGTAGAGGAGCAGCCGAGGAAGTTAGAACATGTTATCAAAATGGCATATATGTGTCTTCACAGAGATCAACCACCTCCTGATAGCAGATCTGAA cAATTTCTCGAGCAGGCTCAAGATCTAGTATTTAATGAGAATGTCCTTTTACAAACATTAGGATTTGATGTTGCCATTGATCATCCACACACACATGTAGTAAGGTGTTGTCAGTTGGTCAAAGGTAAAG caAGCAAGGACTTAGCTCAAACTTCATACTTCATGGCATCTAACAG CTTACATTTGACAACAATGTGTCTACAATATAAACCAACAGTTGTAGCCTGTTTTTGCATACATCTTGCGTGCAAATGGTCAAACTGGGAG ATACCACAAAGCACCGAAGGAAGGCAATGGTTTTGGTACGTGGATAGAACTGTAACTTCGGAACAGCTCGCGCAACTCACCAGTGAATTTCTTCACATATTCGACAAGTGCCCATCgagattaaagagaaaaatcatGAGCATATCTGCAAACCAAAGTCCAATCATACATCAACCAAGTCTACCAAATTCTCCATTT GATGCCGAGCCACACAAAATACAATCTCCGGTAATGACAATGATGGATGGTATCTCTCATTCGAGTCGTTCTCATCATATGCAACCGGAGAAACAGGAGAAGCAGGATGAGAAGAAAGCCGGAGCCACTGTGGGACCATCGACGTCGAGAGCAGCTGTAGATTATCGAGAGTATCGCGAGAAAAAGGAGCGGGAGCGCTTGGAGCGCGAGAAGGCAGCAGCTGCGGCGATTGGAGGCGGTCACCTTGTCGACCCGAAACATCATTCGCATCACCATAAACCCGTGACGAACCCGAGTGTGCCGAGTAAGCATCAGATGCCATCGGTGCAGAAAGGAACCACTCTTCATCATAATCATCATCACCGACCAGATATGAAAGTTGGTCAGCCAGTGCAACCACAGAGACATTCGATCAGTAGTCAACCCAGAGAACCCAACCGTGATCCCAGTAGGCAACGATTGCCGAGAGAACCAAACGTTGGTGTGGCTCATTCGTCACACGCTCATGTCAATTTAGATAGTTCCTCATCCGAGTCCGCATTGCATAGGACAGACGGCGCTTCGCAAGACCTCGCATCCTCGATGCACACCAATCTGCAGGAGAAGCTGAGTAATAACAATCACAGTGGTCATAGATTAAATGCACTCGACAGCAAGCATCAGCAGCACGACAAGAGGATGTATCGGGGCGAGGATCCAAGGCTTAAATCTGCAAAGTACGCGGACATGAACAGAATCGAGAATCAACGACGAAAGGCGGAGACGTTGGAGCAGAGGTGCGAGGAGGTGCGGAAGCTGATTGAGAAACCGCTACCACCACCGAAGCAGGTGGATGTACCGTACTTGATGAATGCGCAGcagaagcagcagcagccacATCACTCCAAGTACAGTCAGCAAGCGCAAGATAAGTCGCAGGGTGTCCCAATGTCGGGCGACGTGAAACACGCCACCGGCCAGAACGCGCTCCCGCAAGATAAATCACCCGTGTCGACGTTGTCGTCGCAAGCGCTGCAAAAGACTGTTCCCGCGAAGGCGCAAATTCATAATCCACATACGACGCAAGGTGTGTCTCAGATCCTGAAGGATACCATCAAGAATGGTTCCCAGTCGAGTCTCAGCAGCATGGACGATCCGAAGTCGGAGAAGCGATCGCGGACGGCCGTACACGAAACGGCTGAGAAGAACAGCGCCGAGAGAAATTCTGCTGAGATTCAACAACAGAGCTCTCACGTACACACGCCGCCCAGCAAGCACAGATCGCTCTTCAGCCCGGAGACACCGACCCCGCGGGAACCGCACGTCCAGAGGCCTAAATCGAAGCAAAAGACGCCACCCTCCGTGGTGAAGATAAAACAGGAGCCGCGTGCATCACCGTTTGCAAGCCCCTCGACTTCGCAAGACTCGGTAGTAGCGAAACGGCCGATCGGAGACAGTGTGGCGTCTTCGCACAAGAGGCTTCGCACGTCGAGCATCGGCGAGAGTGAGCcgccgataaaaataaaaacggaaATCAAGATTGAGGATGCTTCCAGTCTGGAGGCGATGAAGTTACTCGGTCGTGTGCCTGATCTAATTCAGCCGATACGTGATAATTCTTCGTTGTCATCGAATGGTAGGAGCAGCGGTGCATCGTTGGTGATGAACGATCTGAATCTGCCGGAGCTTAACAAACCATTCGAGCCAGATACGCTTCGTTTCAACGCGATGACGCAACACAAGGTCTCGTCAATGAACGTGCACGCGCTGACGAATGGTATCGATCTTAATATAGTTAAACAAGAGTCTCTAGAACATTGCAAGAAGGAGCCTTTAGAACATTATTCGAGGAAGGAGACATCAGGACACAGAGTCCCGGAACCGTTGCATCCTCATCTACAGTCGAAGCTGGAATACACGTCGCCGATGAAGTCCGCACAAAGTATAAGCGCGTTGCTTCAGGAGACTCTGGCACCGATGCCATCATTGTTGCAAGGCCTACAACAACATACTCAAGTACCTGCTCCGCAAATGCATCAAGAgctgcagcagcaacaacagcagcagcatcatCATCACTTGCAGCAACACCAGCAGCAGCAATCCATTTCTCATTCATTGATGGATCATCAGCTGCCAATGACAACTCAATGCTTGTCCGTGCCGACCACGAGTGATAATCTCACGCCAATTGCTTCGACTGTAGACATCAGCGCTCTTTCCTGCGTACCGATGACGCAATCAAGCGGCAGTACGACAGAATGTGTATTGCCAACAACCTCAGCCTCTACGACGGTGGTCGTGGTTCCGCCGGCAGAGGAGAAGAGATCGGAACACCACAAaagcgagaagaagaagaagaaggagaaacaTAAGCACAAGGATAAGGATAAGAGTAAAGAAAAGCATAAGCACAAACACAAGGATAAGGACAAGGAGAAACATCGAGAAAAGAAGGTAAAAGGGAAGAGCGAGGAGACACCGACAGCGGCGCGCATCAAGATCACTATACCCAAGGACAAGCTGAATCTGAGCACCGAATCGTCGCCGAATGTAAATAGCGGGAGCGGCACTAGCACTGGTATGTCGGACAAGAACATATCGTCGCAGAGCACACGATTGAAAATCAAGATCCCGAAGGATCGGCTCAAGAGTAACGACGGCGCGTCCGCTTCGTCGCCCGCGCAGCCCGCGGTGATGCAGGGCCCGCTCAAGATCAAAATACGTACCGACGGGATTCCGAGGAGCTCGGCAGCGGCGCAGCCGTCATTGCCGCCGCTCCCACCGCAGTCATCATCCTCATCATCGAGCGTCTCCACGCACCTGACATCGACCATCGAGTCGTCCGCGAATGAAACGAATCGGAAACGCGCGCTGGTCGAGCCGACCGGCGACAATTCGACGATCAGCGGATGCACGCCCGCGAAAAAGCAGCCGCTGATGCCGCCGACAAGTTACAGCCAGGGCCATCGACCCGGAGAAAGGCAGAACGGCAGGCACTATAACTCCGGCAGCAATAATAAG GAGAGACACACGTCCAGCCATCACAAAAACTCCAACAAGCTGCCGCAGTCGCAACAGTCCCACACGACGTAG